The following DNA comes from Kluyveromyces lactis strain NRRL Y-1140 chromosome E complete sequence.
TGAAAGTATCCCTACTTTCGCACAACCTACAGCTACGTCACTGAAACGGAAACAGATGAACAATCCTTTACACAAGCTGGTGGCTAGTGACAACAACAATGTGGAATCGCAACCCAAACCGAAACCAGCAAAACCAAGACACGGTGATATATTCAGGAATTTGAACCAATCGGAGAAGCAGGCCTCACATCCGAGAAGTGCGCCGGTACCCAAACAACAACGTATTCCTCAATCTAAATCCGTATTTGAAAGGCTATATGAACAATCCACGATATCCAGATCCAATTCGTCTAAAAATTTACTGAAACAGGAGAAAACTACTAGTAGCGATGGTAACACATCGCAAATACCAAGATCCAAGACACAACATGATTTACATGGAGGTATGAAAAATGCAAGACTAACGAAATCGACAACGCTGCAAAACGTTGCACTAGATAGACCTCAGTGGAGGTAAGTAAGGAATAAATAGACTCTTTATAAAGATAATCATGAATGTTAATTTGTTATGTTACGTGAAAGTAGAAATCTATATAATAATGATCAAGCGTCATGatcaaacaatgaaaacaacagaatgaaagagcaaaaaaaaaaaacacaacCAAGGCAAAGTAAACGTGAAACGGGGGAATAAATTTACAGAATATTTATTGAGATAGCAAAGAATATTAATCCTCACAGTCTGGAATCTTTTTGCTCCTTCTTTGACAACGATTTTcagttttgtttttcttttagtttGCCATTTTGATTCATTAGCGTTCCATGAGTATGTTaacttttttgtttttatgACGATGACATTTTAGAAAAAGATTGTTAATTCATTATTGAGAATATCTGAAGGAATTTAAACCCCCCAGAAATAGCCAACATTAGAGTTCGTATCCTTTGAGAATGTGGGGGATagattcaattttttttttctgaaCGGAAAGGTGAGTTAAAATAAGcaataaaaaaattaaaaggaaagaagTTTACTTCTAATTTGCTTATTTGAAAGTCTTACCGAACAAGATAACTTGCAATTGATCGTACATGGAGATAACACCGGCACCGGCGACACCTCTCAAGATGTTAGCACCACAACCCTTGAACAAGGACTTGATACCTTCAGCAGCGACAATCTTTCTGAAAGCATCGAAGGCACCATCATACTTGACAGCTTGACCGGAAGTCATCatcattcttcttctaacgGTATCCAATGGGTAAGAAGCGGTAGAAGCACCAGTGGTGACGGCCCAACCCAACAAGAAGGAAGCCAAGAAGgagttttccaaagaacCAGTCAACaacaatggtttcaaagAATCGTACAAACCGAAGTACAAACCTCTGTAGACAACAATACCAACAACAGATGGCAAGAAACCTCTGTACAAACCAGCAACACCATCAGAAGCCAAAGTCTTCTTGTAGACATCGACTAGACCGTTGAATTGACGTTCACCACCCTTCTTAGCGCTCTTGGAGTCAGCAGCCAATCTGGTTCTGGCGTAATCCAAAGAGTAAACGAACAATAGAGACAAACCACCAGCTAGACCACCAGAAGCCAAGTTACCAGCGAACCATTTAGCGTAaccttcttccttcttgaaACCGAACATAGCCTTGATCTTGTCCTTGAAGGCAAAGTTCAAGGCTTGAGTTGGGAAGTATCTGATAACGTTAGCAGTGTTACCTCTCCAGAAAGAAGCAACACCTTCGTCAGCAGCAGTTCTCTTGAAACATTCAACGATACCGGTGTATCTTCTGTCCAAAGAACCTTGCTTGATCATTTCATCTTGGTTTTGAATCAACAACTTGACTCTCTCAATTGGAGCAGCAGCGGTCTTGGAAACGGCGGCGGAAACACCACCCATCAAGAAATCGATAGCAAAGTTGGATTGTTTCTTGTCAGTAGACATCTTTGGTACGTTGTTAGTTATCGGTTAGGGACGGTAAAATAAACAActaaaatgaaaagttaaATACAATAGATAAAACTCTACTAATGAATAAActgaatcaaaaacaacaaatatatatatactcCAGTCTTAATACAGAACAAGGAAAACCTGGAAGAACATTGATTCTtaaaatttttcattcgctttaaatatttttttttccctaACGTTTTCCCgttaaaaagaaaatttgaaaaatttggaaattaAACTCAGTCAAATCAAATTGAATGGAATTGGATATGGTCAAGATATACATACATAACACAGGATAAAAAGGTATATAGCATAGATATTTGGCATTTTAACGGTATTAAAAAGAGGAAAACGTCAAGATTCGATATGGCAGAGAGTCTGTGCcataaagaaacaagaggaatgggaaaaaaaaaaagaatttttttttttttttccagtGTGTTTCTACAGTAGGAAAAACCAAGGAAAGGAAAatgaggaaaaaaagaaaaatttcatgGCCATGCCCTATGAAACGTTAATTTTGGTAAATTTACCATACAAAATTGACGATTTTTTGTATGGTAAAACttattttttcagtttttcaaGTTTCGCgggttttttttttgtttcttgaagattGTTAAGTAGGAAGGAAGGAAGGAAAATGGATTAACGTGGGATTTGTTCGATCTGGATTATTTCGCTCATTCGGTGGACCCTCGCCTGGGTGACTTGGGACTTAGGACTTGGGACTAAGCCAGGCATTGGGCTGGCCTGGAAAGGCCAGCCTAGTGTAATATCCCCAAAACTGAGGCAGAGGCAGAGGCAATTCTGCCTCTGCCTCAGTTTTGGGGGGATGCCACTTGTTACCCCGCGCGCAGATGATCCCGTCCCCGGGTTTCTAACCCATACACCACACGGTATCTCACCCTGGAGGTATTTCCGAAAGGAAAATGTTAGCCTCCACGAAAACGGACGTTCTGTGATGTGCTATTTGATTGGTTCGTGTTTCGTGATATGAAACAAAACCGGGTAACCATGGCGCACGTCCTCAACGAAAGCCTTTTATTATGTATAATatacacacacacacacacacacacacatACAAACTACC
Coding sequences within:
- the PET9 gene encoding ADP/ATP carrier protein PET9 (highly similar to uniprot|P18239 Saccharomyces cerevisiae YBL030C PET9 Major ADP/ATP carrier of the mitochondrial inner membrane exchanges cytosolic ADP for mitochondrially synthesized ATP Pet9p and Sal1p have an overlapping function critical for viability), producing MSTDKKQSNFAIDFLMGGVSAAVSKTAAAPIERVKLLIQNQDEMIKQGSLDRRYTGIVECFKRTAADEGVASFWRGNTANVIRYFPTQALNFAFKDKIKAMFGFKKEEGYAKWFAGNLASGGLAGGLSLLFVYSLDYARTRLAADSKSAKKGGERQFNGLVDVYKKTLASDGVAGLYRGFLPSVVGIVVYRGLYFGLYDSLKPLLLTGSLENSFLASFLLGWAVTTGASTASYPLDTVRRRMMMTSGQAVKYDGAFDAFRKIVAAEGIKSLFKGCGANILRGVAGAGVISMYDQLQVILFGKTFK